One segment of Eretmochelys imbricata isolate rEreImb1 chromosome 5, rEreImb1.hap1, whole genome shotgun sequence DNA contains the following:
- the PGAP4 gene encoding GPI-N-acetylgalactosamine transferase PGAP4 has protein sequence MLLQGLRLYGKWCRFSRPITQLLTLTVVTFGVLAPLICHRLLHSYFYLRRWHLNPMSQEFLEQNQEDGQAALRYFEDLRTPNSSEISGDKALRPWLLITIITVQRRNEFHYVLQVASRFHRLLQQCGPRCRSHQIFLCNVEQEPGSHQDARLLGTFFAMVSRYKNWEDPNASVNQFEKEKRDYAFCLEQSLLAYSPEYVLLVEDDAVPEEEIFPVLQHLLLARLSKPHLKDALYLKLYHPERLQRYINPEPMRILEWLGLGMFLGPLLSFVYSWASGRPSLTWPIVLFFALYSMALAELVGRHYLLELRRLAPALYNVVPATECCTPAMLFSAPSARRVLGYLQELHCRRGFAKDIALYSLLRTKGEKAYVVEPNLIMHVGMFSSLRPNDSPKLL, from the coding sequence ATGCTCCTCCAAGGACTGCGGCTCTATGGGAAGTGGTGCCGTTTTTCTCGCCCCATTACTCAGCTCCTTACCTTAACTGTGGTGACGTTTGGCGTGTTGGCTCCCTTGATTTGCCACCGGCTCCTCCACTCCTATTTTTACTTACGCCGCTGGCATCTGAACCCCATGAGCCAGGAGTTCCTGGAGCAGAACCAGGAGGATGGCCAGGCCGCCCTCCGTTACTTCGAGGACCTGCGGACTCCTAACTCCTCGGAGATCTCAGGCGACAAGGCCCTCAGACCGTGGCTGCTCATCACTATCATCACCGTGCAGAGGCGGAACGAGTTCCACTACGTCCTGCAGGTGGCTTCCCGCTTCCACCGTCTCCTCCAGCAGTGTGGCCCTCGCTGCCGGAGCCACCAGATCTTTCTCTGTAACGtggagcaggagccaggcagcCACCAGGACGCCAGGCTGTTGGGTACCTTCTTTGCAATGGTCAGCCGCTACAAAAACTGGGAGGACCCCAATGCCTCAGTGAACCAGTTTGAGAAGGAGAAGCGGGACTATGCCTTCTGCCTGGAGCAGTCGCTGTTGGCCTACAGTCCAGAGTACGTCCTTCTGGTGGAAGACGATGCTGTTCCCGAAGAGGAGATATTCCCTGTCCTGCAGCACCTGCTGTTGGCACGGCTCTCAAAGCCACACCTCAAAGATGCCCTCTACCTGAAGCTGTACCATCCCGAGCGGCTTCAGCGCTATATCAACCCGGAGCCCATGAGGATCCTGGAGTGGCTCGGCCTGGGCATGTTTCTGGGCCCTCTGCTGAGCTTTGTGTACTCCTGGGCGTCTGGCCGCCCAAGCCTTACCTGGCCCATTGTCCTGTTTTTTGCCTTGTACAGCATGGCACTAGCAGAACTGGTGGGGCGGCACTACCTGCTGGAGCTGCGCCGGCTGGCTCCTGCACTCTACAACGTGGTGCCAGCCACTGAGTGCTGCACGCCTGCCATGCTGTTCTCCGCCCCTTCCGCCCGCCGTGTCTTAGGTTACCTTCAGGAGCTGCACTGCCGTCGGGGCTTCGCCAAGGACATTGCACTCTACTCGCTGTTGCGCACCAAGGGTGAGAAGGCCTATGTGGTGGAGCCCAATCTGATCATGCACGTGGGGATGTTTTCCAGCCTCAGGCCAAATGACAGCCCTAAGCTACTGTGA